Proteins from a single region of Erythrobacter sp.:
- a CDS encoding lipoprotein-releasing ABC transporter permease subunit — protein sequence MLSPFEWMIAKRYLWPGKGEAFIALVAGISVGVVMLSVAMLVIVMSVMNGFRAELLDKIVGLNGHAIVQAYGGRLENWQSVLANVERTPGVVEASPLIEQPLLTSFDGRVEAVFVRGQTDKDIATLGEKVVVGDIRSLQDGSGRIAIGMRLAQNLGIRVGDTITIINPQGRTTPFGTSIRQIGYEVGAIFEVGIYDYDEKFVVLPIKDAQTLLLMGDKIGMIEVTVEDPDRVGEILAPVAEKLEGKAVVSDWKTINSALFEALQVERVAMFFALSFMVLVAAFNILSSLVMLVRAKTRDIAIMRTMGATRRSLTKIFVTTGTTVGAIGTAAGLLLGFIVLFFREPIVDFIAFATGQEIWDPQVRFLTTLPSRTDPWEILGIVTLALVLSFLATLYPALKAANTDPVQVLRYE from the coding sequence ATGCTCTCTCCGTTCGAATGGATGATCGCCAAACGCTACCTCTGGCCGGGCAAGGGGGAGGCGTTCATTGCGCTGGTCGCGGGGATTTCCGTGGGCGTGGTGATGCTCTCGGTCGCGATGCTGGTGATCGTCATGAGCGTGATGAACGGCTTTCGTGCCGAGTTGCTCGACAAGATCGTCGGATTGAACGGCCATGCCATCGTCCAGGCCTATGGCGGGCGGCTGGAGAACTGGCAGAGCGTGCTCGCCAATGTCGAGCGCACGCCGGGCGTTGTCGAGGCCAGCCCGCTGATCGAACAGCCGCTGCTCACCAGCTTTGACGGCCGGGTGGAAGCCGTGTTCGTGCGCGGGCAGACCGACAAGGACATCGCCACCCTTGGCGAGAAGGTGGTTGTTGGCGACATCCGGAGCTTGCAGGATGGATCGGGCCGCATCGCAATCGGGATGCGGCTCGCCCAGAACCTCGGCATCCGCGTGGGCGACACCATCACCATCATCAACCCGCAAGGGCGCACCACGCCCTTCGGCACCTCGATCCGCCAGATCGGCTACGAGGTGGGGGCGATCTTCGAAGTCGGCATCTATGATTATGACGAGAAGTTCGTGGTGTTGCCGATCAAGGACGCGCAGACCTTGCTGCTGATGGGCGACAAGATCGGGATGATCGAAGTCACCGTCGAGGACCCTGACCGGGTGGGCGAAATCCTCGCTCCGGTGGCGGAAAAGCTCGAAGGCAAGGCGGTGGTGTCCGACTGGAAGACCATCAATTCGGCCCTGTTCGAAGCCTTGCAGGTCGAGCGGGTGGCGATGTTCTTTGCCTTGTCCTTCATGGTCTTGGTGGCGGCTTTCAATATTCTGTCGAGCCTCGTGATGCTGGTGCGCGCCAAGACCCGCGACATCGCGATCATGCGCACCATGGGGGCAACGCGTCGCAGCCTCACCAAGATCTTCGTCACCACCGGCACCACGGTGGGCGCGATCGGCACGGCGGCCGGATTGCTGCTCGGCTTCATCGTGCTGTTCTTCCGCGAGCCGATTGTCGATTTCATCGCCTTTGCCACGGGACAGGAAATCTGGGACCCGCAGGTGCGCTTCCTCACCACGCTGCCCTCGCGCACCGATCCGTGGGAAATCCTCGGCATCGTCACCCTCGCGCTGGTGCTGAGCTTCCTCGCGACGCTCTATCCCGCGCTCAAGGCTGCGAACACCGATCCGGTACAGGTGCTGCGTTATGAATAG
- a CDS encoding glutathione peroxidase: MSATIADFTVTTNRGAELDLKEKLGKVLLVVNTASKCGFTPQYDGLEKLYQDYKDKGFEVLGFPCNQFGAQEPGNADEIEQFCKINFGVTFPLMAKIDVNGADASPLFDWMKSEKKGLMGTTAIKWNFTKFLIDRQGNVVKRYAPTDKPDAIAKDIEKLL, from the coding sequence ATGAGCGCGACGATTGCCGATTTTACCGTCACCACCAATCGCGGGGCGGAGCTTGATCTGAAGGAAAAGCTCGGCAAGGTGCTGCTGGTGGTCAACACCGCGTCCAAATGCGGCTTCACCCCCCAATATGACGGGCTTGAGAAGCTCTATCAGGATTACAAGGACAAGGGCTTTGAAGTCCTCGGCTTTCCCTGCAACCAGTTCGGCGCGCAGGAACCCGGCAATGCCGACGAGATCGAGCAGTTCTGCAAGATCAATTTCGGCGTCACCTTCCCGCTGATGGCCAAGATCGACGTCAACGGCGCGGATGCCTCGCCGCTGTTCGACTGGATGAAGAGCGAGAAGAAGGGCCTGATGGGAACGACGGCGATCAAGTGGAACTTCACCAAGTTCCTGATCGACCGGCAGGGCAACGTGGTGAAGCGCTACGCCCCGACCGACAAGCCCGATGCGATTGCGAAGGACATCGAGAAGCTGCTTTGA
- the purF gene encoding amidophosphoribosyltransferase has protein sequence MPMTPINVTHPFLDADGDKLREECGIFGAINAADAAAATALGLHALQHRGQEAAGIVSFDGSEFYVRRGLGHVAENFSSSGAIAELPGHMAAGHVRYSTTGGAGLRNVQPLYADLASGGFAVAHNGNISNAMMLRADLVAKGSIFQSTSDTEVIIHLVATSRYPTIADRLVDALRLVEGAYALIVMTPEGMIACRDPLGIRPLVMGRMGESILFASETVAFDVVGAEVIREVEPGELVLVDFSGEIRSVRPFGSPPPRPCIFEHVYFSRPDSVFAGRSVYQARKAIGEQLAIEAPCEADLVVPVPDSGVPAALGFAQASGIPFELGIIRSHYVGRTFIQPGDGARHSSVKRKHNANRALVEGKRIVLIDDSIVRGTTSLKIVEMMREAGAAEVHFRVASPPTAHSCFYGVDTPERSKLLAARMELEPMREFIKADSLAFISIDGLYRAVGHQSRDAVRPQFCDACFTGDYPTSLTDLALAEAKSAELPFADPKAA, from the coding sequence ATGCCGATGACACCCATCAATGTGACCCACCCTTTCCTCGACGCGGATGGCGACAAGCTTCGCGAGGAATGCGGGATTTTCGGCGCGATCAACGCGGCCGACGCCGCTGCGGCGACCGCCTTGGGCCTCCATGCGCTCCAGCATCGCGGACAGGAAGCAGCCGGGATCGTCAGCTTCGACGGCAGCGAATTCTATGTCCGGCGCGGGCTTGGCCATGTGGCGGAGAACTTCTCCTCTTCCGGAGCCATTGCCGAACTCCCTGGCCATATGGCGGCGGGCCATGTGCGCTATTCCACCACCGGCGGCGCGGGGCTGCGCAATGTCCAGCCGCTCTATGCCGATCTCGCCAGTGGCGGCTTTGCCGTGGCGCATAACGGCAATATCTCCAATGCGATGATGCTGCGCGCCGATCTGGTGGCCAAGGGTTCGATCTTCCAGTCGACCTCGGACACCGAGGTGATCATCCACCTTGTCGCCACCTCGCGCTATCCCACCATTGCCGACCGGCTGGTCGACGCCCTGCGGCTGGTCGAGGGTGCCTATGCCCTGATCGTGATGACGCCTGAAGGCATGATCGCCTGCCGCGATCCGCTCGGCATCCGTCCGCTGGTTATGGGCCGCATGGGCGAATCGATCTTGTTCGCCTCCGAAACCGTCGCCTTCGACGTGGTTGGCGCAGAGGTCATCCGCGAGGTCGAGCCGGGCGAGCTGGTGCTGGTCGATTTCTCCGGCGAAATCCGCTCGGTCCGCCCCTTCGGCAGCCCGCCGCCGCGCCCCTGCATCTTCGAACACGTCTATTTCAGCCGCCCCGATTCCGTCTTCGCAGGCCGCTCGGTCTATCAGGCGCGCAAGGCGATCGGCGAGCAGCTCGCCATCGAAGCCCCGTGCGAGGCCGATCTGGTCGTCCCCGTGCCCGATAGCGGCGTGCCGGCGGCGCTGGGCTTTGCGCAGGCCTCGGGCATCCCGTTCGAGCTTGGCATCATCCGCTCGCACTATGTCGGCCGCACCTTCATCCAGCCGGGTGACGGCGCGCGCCACTCCAGCGTCAAGCGCAAGCACAATGCCAACCGCGCCCTCGTGGAAGGCAAGCGCATCGTGCTGATCGACGATTCGATCGTGCGCGGCACCACCTCATTGAAGATCGTCGAGATGATGCGCGAGGCGGGCGCGGCCGAAGTCCACTTCCGCGTCGCCAGCCCGCCCACCGCCCATTCCTGCTTCTACGGGGTCGACACGCCCGAACGTTCCAAGCTGCTCGCCGCACGCATGGAGCTGGAGCCGATGCGCGAATTCATCAAGGCCGACAGCCTCGCCTTCATCTCGATCGACGGGCTCTATCGCGCGGTCGGCCACCAGAGCCGCGATGCCGTGCGCCCGCAGTTCTGCGACGCCTGCTTCACCGGCGACTACCCCACCTCGCTGACCGATCTGGCGCTCGCCGAAGCCAAGAGCGCCGAACTCCCTTTCGCTGACCCCAAGGCTGCGTAA
- a CDS encoding ABC transporter ATP-binding protein has translation MNSGQPIVSLKGLKRAFEQGGQRIEVLRGVDLDIMPGEIVALLGPSGSGKSTMLQAIGLLEGGFEGSIAIAGAQAEHLSADERTALRREHLGFVYQFHHLLPDFDARENVVMPQMIRGVPRGEAELRADSLLASLGLGERLTHRPNQLSGGEQQRVAVARALANKPTLVLADEPTGNLDEHTSDAVLAQFLALVRGEGSAALVATHNERLAARMDRVVRLRDGVLVQSGA, from the coding sequence ATGAATAGCGGCCAGCCGATTGTCTCGTTGAAGGGGCTGAAGCGCGCCTTCGAACAGGGCGGGCAGCGCATCGAGGTGCTGCGCGGGGTCGATCTCGACATCATGCCGGGCGAGATCGTCGCGCTGCTCGGGCCCTCGGGCTCGGGCAAGTCAACCATGCTGCAAGCGATCGGCCTGCTCGAGGGCGGGTTCGAAGGGTCGATCGCCATCGCCGGCGCGCAGGCCGAACACCTCTCCGCCGACGAGCGCACCGCGCTGCGGCGCGAGCATCTGGGCTTTGTCTACCAGTTCCACCACCTGCTGCCCGATTTCGATGCGCGCGAGAATGTGGTGATGCCGCAGATGATCCGCGGCGTCCCGCGCGGCGAGGCCGAGCTGCGCGCGGACAGCCTGCTTGCCAGCCTCGGCCTGGGCGAGCGTCTGACCCACCGGCCGAACCAGCTTTCGGGCGGGGAGCAGCAGCGCGTCGCGGTGGCGCGTGCGCTTGCCAACAAGCCGACGCTGGTGCTGGCCGACGAGCCGACCGGCAATCTTGACGAGCACACTTCCGACGCTGTGCTCGCCCAGTTCCTCGCGCTGGTGCGGGGCGAGGGCAGCGCGGCGCTGGTTGCGACCCATAATGAACGCCTCGCCGCGCGGATGGACCGCGTGGTGCGTCTCAGGGATGGGGTGCTGGTCCAAAGCGGCGCCTGA